From the genome of Alteromonas stellipolaris:
CAGTAAAGCTAACCGACAATCATGTAACCCATGAAAATGTTTACCTTAATCGTCGTACGTTACTAAAGTCTCTTGGCTTTGTCGGTGCTTCCGCGTTGCTTTCAAACTCTGCAAATGCAGCGGGGTGGTTTTGGGAAGACGATGAAGAACAAGCCGCGGCATTCAAAACCCAAGCGCTTAAATTTAGTCAGCCTGAAAAGTACCAAATTAGCGAAACCCAAACCCCAGAATCCAAAGCGATTTCTTATAATAACTTTTATGAGTTTGGCACTGCCAAAGATGAGCCGGTTAAAAACGCGCAAGAATTCGATACATCTGAGTGGACATTAAAAGTCGATGGGCTGGTGAACAAACCACTCACGCTGAATCTTGATGATCTAACGAAACGTTTTCCACTTGAAGAGCGAATCTATCGTCTTCGCTGTGTAGAAGCCTGGTCTATGGTTATTCCTTGGATTGGTTATGAGTTAGGCGCTTTGTTAAAAGCGGCTGATCCTCTTTCGTCAGCTAAATATGTGGCCTTTGAAACCTTATACGAGCCCAAGCAAATGCCAGGTCAGCGAAACCGCTTCCTTGGTGGTGGAATTGAATACCCTTATGTTGAAGGTCTGCGTTTAGATGAAGCTATGCACCCACTTACCCTAATGTCGGTAGGGTTGTATGGTAAAACCCTTCCGCCACAAAATGGCGCGCCTGTTCGTTTAGTGGTGCCATGGAAATACGGTTTTAAAAGTATTAAGTCGATTGTGCGCATTCGATTGACCGATAAACAGCCCCCTACTACGTGGAACCGTTTAGCGTCTAACGAATATGGCTTTTACGCTAATGTGAACCCAGATGTATCACACCCTCGTTGGAGCCAAGCTAGCGAACGCCGTATTACCACCGGTGGCTTGCTATCACGTAATAGAATACCTACCGAAATGTACAATGGTTACAGCGAAGTGGCGCCGCTTTATGCCAACATGGATTTAAGCCGTCACTTCTAATGAAATTATTTAAAAAACCAGTTCGTGTTTCAAATTTAGCTCGCAGGTCATTAAAAGGTGTCATTCACTTACTGGCACTTGGGTATCTCGTTGGCCTTTTTTACGCGGGCGTAACCGATAATTTGGGCCCCGATCCTGTTGATACCTTGCTGAATGAAACCGGTATATGGGCAATACACCTTTTGCTTATTACGCTGATGTTGAGTCCATTAGCAAAAATACTGCCTAGCCCTGAGCCAATTAAGTTTAGGCGAATGCTAGGGATATATAGCTTTGTCTATGCGTTGTCACATTTTGCGACTTACATTCTATTCGAATTGCAACTGGACATGAGTTTGATTGCTACCGAGCTGGTTAAGCGCCCCTATATTGTAGTAGGGCTAGCCGCCTTGCTTTTACTCTTCGTATTAACAATAACGTCTTTTCAAAAAATACGTCGAAGCATGGGTAAGCGTTGGCAGGTTTTACACAACAGTATTTATTTGATAGTACCTTTGGCGTTGCTTCATTTTTCGTGGTCACAAAAAACAATATGGCAAGAACCCATATGGTATTGGCTGTTTGCCTTTGTATTGTTATTCAACCGAATTAAAGGATTGGTGACTACAGCGCTTAAAAAGCATTCTCGCAGTAAAAATCGGAAACACGCGACTTAGGTTTAACGCGTGCTCGGGTGGCATTAGCGAGTGATAAAAAATAACAGCGCGGCATATCGCGCTGTTTTGCTAATTCCTACTATCAATACGAAAAACCAAAAACGCGTACGTAAGGTACCGGCTAACAGAGTTAATGGGTCGCCAATGACTGGCACCCAGGCCAATAGTAAAGACCATTTCCCCCATTTCCTATACATGACTTCGGCCCGCATAAAGGTAACGTGGGAAACGCGCAGTAATTTAGTTGCTACCAATTGGCCGTAGCGAAAGCCCAATACGTAATTGACGATTGAGCCCAATATATTGCCTAAAGATGCAACGACTAGTAAAACTAATGCAGAAGAACCGCTTAGCGCCAAGGTGGTTAATACAAGCTCAGAACTTAAAGGTAATATTGTGGCGGCAAGAAATGCTGAAACAAACATACCTATATACCCTAGTGTTATTAAACTGCTCACCGAAAATTACGCCTTATTTTTTGCTGCTAGGTTCACCCCGACGTGTTTAACCTAGTGAAATTCTGTGCGGCTGTAGTTTACCTAAGTCACAAAGTTAGTCATTAAGTTTGCTTACCTATTGATGGCAGTACTCTTGACCTCTAGCAGCTATGCACTGAAGACATTGATATTGCGACATTTATGCGCAAATAACTCCCCCTCGTTAAATCGCAATTTCAATTCAAAAGTATTTAAGAAGTAAGCATTGTGTGAAAAAAACACAATTTAATGCTTGCAATCCTTTTAACTTAAAACTACTGTATACACATACACACTGTATATATAGCCAGTCAAAAGATAACTTACGAAAAGGTAACGCTATGAACACTTCACCAATTGCACGTTTACAGGCATTACGTACCTCAGTGACCAATAAGTCTGTTTCAAGCACCGCTATTTCTAACGTTGTACAACTCCCCTTACCTTTCGAAGGTTATCCAGGCGAAGGGAAAGGTGGCACAAGTAAAGGTTGGAATTATCTATTAGCCGATTCAGTGTCATT
Proteins encoded in this window:
- a CDS encoding sulfite oxidase heme-binding subunit YedZ, producing MKLFKKPVRVSNLARRSLKGVIHLLALGYLVGLFYAGVTDNLGPDPVDTLLNETGIWAIHLLLITLMLSPLAKILPSPEPIKFRRMLGIYSFVYALSHFATYILFELQLDMSLIATELVKRPYIVVGLAALLLLFVLTITSFQKIRRSMGKRWQVLHNSIYLIVPLALLHFSWSQKTIWQEPIWYWLFAFVLLFNRIKGLVTTALKKHSRSKNRKHAT
- the msrP gene encoding protein-methionine-sulfoxide reductase catalytic subunit MsrP; translation: MSKPFKPSVKLTDNHVTHENVYLNRRTLLKSLGFVGASALLSNSANAAGWFWEDDEEQAAAFKTQALKFSQPEKYQISETQTPESKAISYNNFYEFGTAKDEPVKNAQEFDTSEWTLKVDGLVNKPLTLNLDDLTKRFPLEERIYRLRCVEAWSMVIPWIGYELGALLKAADPLSSAKYVAFETLYEPKQMPGQRNRFLGGGIEYPYVEGLRLDEAMHPLTLMSVGLYGKTLPPQNGAPVRLVVPWKYGFKSIKSIVRIRLTDKQPPTTWNRLASNEYGFYANVNPDVSHPRWSQASERRITTGGLLSRNRIPTEMYNGYSEVAPLYANMDLSRHF
- a CDS encoding YqaA family protein, which gives rise to MFVSAFLAATILPLSSELVLTTLALSGSSALVLLVVASLGNILGSIVNYVLGFRYGQLVATKLLRVSHVTFMRAEVMYRKWGKWSLLLAWVPVIGDPLTLLAGTLRTRFWFFVLIVGISKTARYAALLFFITR